From Vicugna pacos chromosome 6, VicPac4, whole genome shotgun sequence, a single genomic window includes:
- the PTGR2 gene encoding prostaglandin reductase 2, whose translation MIVQRVVLNSRPGKNGNPVAENFRVEEVNLPDNINEGQVQVRTLYLSVDPYMRCRMNEDTGTDYITPWQLSQVVDGGGIGIIEESKHANFTKGDFVISFYWPWQTKVILDGNILEKADPQLVDGHLSYLLGAVGMPGLTSLIGIQEKGHVIAGSNQTMVVSGAAGACGSLAGQIGHLMGCSRVVGICGTHEKCLLLTSELGFDAAINYKKGNVAEQLRELCPAGVDVYFDNVGGDISDAVISQMNQNSHIILCGQISQYNKDVPYPPPLSLAVEAIRKERNITRERFLVLNYKDKFESGILQLSQWFKEGKLKIKETMINGLENMGAAFQSMMTGGNIGKQIVCISEDTSL comes from the exons ATGATTGTGCAAAGAGTAGTGTTGAATTCCCGACCTG GAAAAAATGGTAATCCAGTGGCAGAAAATTTCCGAGTTGAAGAGGTAAACTTACCAGATAACATCAATGAAGGACAAGTACAAGTCAGAACTCTTTATCTTTCTGTGGATCCTTACATG cgtTGTAGAATGAATGAAGACACTGGCACTGATTATATAACACCTTGGCAGCTGTCTCAGGTGGTTGATGGTGGAGGTATTGGGATTATAGAAGAAAGCAAACACGCAAATTTTACTAAAGGcgattttgtgatttctttttattggcCTTGGCAAACCAAGGTTATTCTGGATGGAAATATCCTTGAAAAG gcaGACCCACAACTTGTGGATGGACACCTTTCCTATCTTCTTGGAGCTGTAGGGATGCCTGGTTTGACTTCCTTGATTGGGATACAAGAAAAAGGTCATGTAATTGCTGGATCTAATCAGACAATGGTTGTTAGTGGGGCTGCTGGTGCTTGTGGATCCTTGGCTGGACAG ATTGGCCATTTGATGGGCTGTTCCAGAGTGGTGGGAATTTGTGGAACACATGAGAAGTGCCTCCTCTTGACCTCAGAACTAGGCTTTGATGCTGCAATTAATTATAAAAAGGGAAATGTGGCAGAACAGCTCCGTGAATTATGCCCAGCTGGAGTGGATGTTTACTTTGACAATGTCGGTGGTGACATCAGTGATGCAGTGATAAGTCAG ATGAATCAGAACAGCCACATCATCCTGTGTGGTCAAATTTCTCAGTACAACAAAGATGTGCCTTATCCTCCTCCACTATCCCTGGCTGTAGAAGCAATCcggaaagaaagaaacatcacAAG AGAAAGATTTCTGGTGTTAAATTACAAGGACAAATTTGAGTCTGGTATTCTACAGCTGAGTCAGTGGTTTAAAGAAGGAAAGCTAAAG ATCAAAGAGACTATGATAAATGGATTGGAAAACATGGGAG ccgCATTCCAGTCCATGATGACAGGAGGTAACATTGGAAAGCAGATAGTTTGCATTTCGGAAGATACCTCTTTGTAA